Below is a window of Glandiceps talaboti chromosome 15, keGlaTala1.1, whole genome shotgun sequence DNA.
aaatgtttcaagTTGGACCATGTAACTTTAAATCATCAGTCAGTAACTTCATAGGTGACTGTTACAATTTCAAACTAACATACTTACGGAACTGTGCAAAGTAAACGATTATCTTGATGTATCTGATCTATATAACTTACCAAGTAAAAGGTTGGTCAGGAGAAAAGGCCCATAAAAATTGGTTGCAAATGTTCGTTCAAGATTATCTTCTGTCACTTTCTTAGGAAGACCTAtgtgaatgtaaaaaaaaacaaaaaaaaacttatatTGTATAGATGAGTGTTAGTCCTGTGGGAAGGCCTAAGGgagcctaacaaaaaaattgtgtggttccgattacgctcaattttagaataggtggggtaggtagattttttattttatttcttttatatattgtttttcatatgtgagtgtccacttcaggtagttatgtttgccattgttttccatatggtctctgtgttattggtttcatctcatcagatgtacagcctttacagattggaagaatagttttatattgtcttttgaagttgatgtcagtttctgaatccactatttcttgtgagacttcacagttttcacaatttcattatttttttcttgaatacataaaaaaggGTCAGCgagaaaaactaggtggggtcaggtaaccgtaagcaaacaattttttttattaggcctcaGATAAAGCAGGACAATTAAAGCATTGTATTAAACATCATGAAAACTGCACTCTCTTCAAAATAAATTCAGATTCTTCTTCAAGCAGTTCTTTTCTGTTTGTAAAAGTCAAGTTAACATGAGGatatcaagctataggcaatcATTTTTGACATTTGTCTACTACTGGGCATTGCACTTGACAAACATTCATCATCTCAAAGAAGTAAGGAAAAAGGGCATAGAATCATCAGAATAAAaggtacaaacaaacaaatgcaaaCCAAAGAGTTAAGGACTAATGAGAGAACTGAGGTAAGAAAAAGTGGAAGGAAATACAAAGGAATGAAGAGAGAATGGAAAATGAATCGTCAGAGCAACACTGAATCTTTTTGGTGATTATTTTTCactgatattgaaatatttatgtattattttccCAAACAACAAAACCCTATTGACTCATTCTCAGTAATCAAACTAAGTAAGTGTCCAGATATCACATAGAAATTACATTACAACATAGTTTACTGGCTACCAATCATTTTTTAAAGAGTCTGTCTCAGTTCAAAAGCCTCTTTCCCATTTTTAAACACCTCTATCACCCTGTCTCAATGTAGACTTTTCTGAAATAAGTTCATGTGTATATTAATGTGTGCATTTTGAACAatgacttttgaccaaaaattggGCATTAGCGTAGGGACAGACTACATCACTATCATTTTACCTGCAACTCCAGCTACATTGACAAGTATATCAACCCGTGACTCCTCTGTCATAATTTCTTCTGCTAACTGTCGTACTGACTGCAAAGATGATAGGTCTGTTTTTTTGTACACAACATTTTTATTGCCAGTTTCCTTTATGATTTTATCCACAGCTTTCCTGCCATCTTCAATGGCTTGTACTGGAAGAATCAGTCTTGCGTTCCTCCTGGCTAAGTCGGTGGCAACTTCATGTCCAATACCTAGGACAGAGACAGGAAAACAAAATGACTTCAAGTTTTAAAGaatataaaagtatactatatatgtaatttggttttaaaactgaaaattgAGTCACCTTTTCATATAGATTATTTGGAAAAATAAATACCGAGCACCTTGTCTGTAGCCTGTAGGGATTAACTTTccagaagaaaaaaacattatcaAGTGTGTTTTAAAACAACATAAGTGTTTTTATCTTAGGGAATCGGCCCAGGGAAATCAGTTCCTGGTGTTAACTGCAAACCAGGAATAGACAGAAGTATCATACTGCAAAGTCATTAGAATCTAGAAATAAAAGGTAGATACTTAAAGTAGTAACAAAACTTTAAACTATTCAAGTGTCTCCCTGTTGAGGTACTAGAACCAAAAAAaagcaacaaaacaaaacagcacTGTCCAGTCTAAGCATTTTGTTTAACGAAGTTTGTCATTTGTGAATAAAAGTATCCTGTTTTGAATCATATTATTTCACATGATGTTAGCATCAGTCTGTACActattaaaatgttttttttctaaatgatttacatgcaaatttttatttcaatatgacaaaaataaatgCGGCAGATAATAATATAGTTACAAAAATAATGCTTttcaaatactttttttttcaatatcttaATTTTTCATCAACACATTTGCAATTATGTTGAGGAGTTTTAGACATTATGTAAACcatgaagttcaaacaaaattatcatttttggtATCTATCTTTGAAATTGGTCACTACTAGTAAATGGctgtctatttatttatttattcatttttttaacatttatttatttttatttatttatttatttatttatttatttatttacattcatatttcaaaattatttttacaaaaacaattggGAATGGGACTGATATGGAAGTTGCAgaataaatataaacacatttGGGCATATTTCCCGGGTAttataaaacaaagtgatatgTAATATACTactattattaaaatacaaagaaatgtcaTCACCCAAACCAATAGCAATGTACAGAACCTTTGAGCCTTACGTTATACGTACCTCGAGTCGCACCAGTCACAACTGCTGTCTTCCCTGACAGTTCAACTTCGCTTCTGCAGACGCCTTTCAAACGTGCaatgtgaattttcaaaaaaatgaacaCTAATATTACGATAGCTATGCACACAAGATAAACCGACATTTTGACAGTATAATTTATGATAGCAAACTGACAGACGTAAAGATTTACAGGCAAAATAAGTGATTTACTGAACACTGCTCCACACGCGTAGAAATTCTTGCAGACGAATGGTCGACTAGTGTCAGGTGATTTTTGCGACCTTTTTAACTTCGACCTCAAATCTGGGTTCAAAGGTCACAGATGATATCGCGATTGCAATGCATTGTGAAATCATCATCCTGCACCTCACACTTCCGTGACTTTATGGTCACTGTACAGTCACAAACTACGACGACTAAGTACCTACCTAATCGTCAATCAAGACAAGATCTGCTGATAGATAACACACGCATTACGTGGGGTGCTGAGAAAATCTGAACTCGCTCGAAAAGTCCGTAACAATAACATTCCTTGACGACGCAATGCGACGCCGAAAAAGTGCCTCATCACTAAAACAAATATGCATAGACCGTATTACAGGAACCATGGATATGTGGTGCGAAGACTACACCAAGAATTACCTGGGGAAGCATAATTTCCTCCACATACTTGGTCCCTTTGATGATCTCAGTAAGTAGCTgtatacagttacatgtacatgtaaataaatattaatgacagTGTAAACTACTGTATACTAATTACTAtactaaatatacatataattaataATGCAATACATGTGCTAGTGTGCGAAAATCAAACATGTGTTAAACACACTCCAAATATATAGTTGTGACAGTTCAAATCAAGTTAGTATATATaagataatatataaataattttatcCAAATGTAATTcaatttattagtatgtgtaaaATCAAGTATGTTACCCAAGTAAGTTTACATATGGTATTAAATAACTAGGGAAACCTATGAAGTTTTAGACTACCTTTAAGTTATCGGAGAGTACCATTACAAATTGATATATGTAATAATGGTGATGTTATTACATTGCATTTCCCCATAATAATCCTCGCACAAGTTTGCAATTCTTTCTCTACCTCTCCACCGAATATGTAAATCTTTGATGTCTCTAAAACACATCCATCACCTAGCAATCACATCCTACCAGGTATCCATTTTTacaacttataagtataaccgACGATGGTTCAAACTCTTCAAATCATTCCCAATGATTAATAGCCAATCATAAAGAAATTGCAGCTGCACTTATTATACCAGAAGATATATAGGAGCTATCATAAGTCTCTCACCAGACTAGTGACGATACATCTGCATAATTTTAAGGCACTCAAAGTGTGCTTAGAGTGATGAAGCCTGATGGGTAGCTTTGCTTTTAGTACCAGTGGTGGCACACATGGAACTGGCTCTTATTACACAAGACCAAATAACTGTCAATGTCAAGTTACAGCATTATAGATCCTACACATGTAGGGTTTATGCTTACATTGTACTTGTAGCAAGACTAATTGTGAATGCACTCGTCACCATTCGACCAAAAAAATGTTggaaaattttatttcaaatagattttttttcatgttctACTCCAGCTTCTTGTCAAGTCAAAGACATTATATCTGCACTGGTGGCAAAACGACTAATCAGTAAAATACACCTGCACTTGCTATTGCACAGTAGAGTTGAACAACTAGATTTGAGTGGTTGCAGTAAAATTATCAACGATGAAATGATAAGTACAATTGCAGTAAGATGCCAGGTAAGCATATATACCATCATCAGTGTTGAGCTACTAACcttgaaaataatgtttacCATTAAACTTTCCGAAGGTGTTTGTATATGGCTGATAGTATTCAATAGgtaataaaattatgaaatataagaAGCTAATGgggaaaaaaatgatatttccaTGCACGTTTGTAAATGTTGACTTGCAGTGCTGAATCTTGACTCTCCAAGCCACTGTTGTGATGAGAGAatagatattaaat
It encodes the following:
- the LOC144446665 gene encoding retinol dehydrogenase 13-like, whose translation is MSVYLVCIAIVILVFIFLKIHIARLKGVCRSEVELSGKTAVVTGATRGIGHEVATDLARRNARLILPVQAIEDGRKAVDKIIKETGNKNVVYKKTDLSSLQSVRQLAEEIMTEESRVDILVNVAGVAGLPKKVTEDNLERTFATNFYGPFLLTNLLLELLKKSAPSRVVNVSSIAHQWGGIDFDNLRGDKWFFMPRSYFDSKLAIILATREMAQKLDGTGVTVNCCHPGSVNTQFLDNMPFFVRMFTTPIGLVFWRNAREGAQTAIHLAVSEDVKDITGKYFTECKLDTPAKQALDDGVARKLVDATEKLVGLQ